One Nicotiana sylvestris chromosome 12, ASM39365v2, whole genome shotgun sequence genomic window carries:
- the LOC138883181 gene encoding uncharacterized protein, translated as MSDATQLNRLPRSIPTKILYFDGPSFSLQLTQAEKDFAGLSASKVDERRSKLHNDKLKEVQVDEASKETKNQVSSKRKKPMKYSKNQKGIDLFVKNQPKLAPHISSYSNTDIVSQLKDKLTPDQFQQFGNTCFGSFLQMKRFDVQHQLFRCFMARQLNDTPNNVFAVYVNGTELHFTLREFALVTGLKCVGKDEDFEFSETPPNRLIATYFGSANIVKKKHLRQCFNDKAWGPDNDEDALKISLLYFIHTFIFSSEKNSATIPRLDFDLVESGRYSEYHWGIKAFELLTNSISKKMDALKKYYRIAGMPLAMQVWFYECCSSVDSKIAVRVCDVVPRILNWRTIGNQQTFSYLTNGMLKDTGNTVIYKCYQYSEDN; from the exons ATGTCGGATGCAACGCAACTCAACAGACTACCCAGAAGTATACCCACCAAAATTCTCTATTTTGATGGGCCCTCTTTCTCGTTGCAACTGACTCAAGCGGAGAAAGATTTTGCAGGTTTATCAGCATCCAAAGTTGATGAAAGAAGAAGTAAATTACACAATGACAAGTTGAAAGAAGTCCAAGTTGATGAAGCTTCAAAAGAAACCAAAAATCAAGTTAGCTCAAAGAGGAAAAAACCTATGAAATATTCAAAAAACCAAAAG GGAATTGATTTGTTTGTGAAAAACCAGCCAAAATTAGCACCCCATATTAGTAGTTACAGTAACACTGATATAGTATCCCAGCTAAAAGATAAGCTTACTCCCGATCAGTTCCAACAATTCGGCAATACATGCTTTGGCTCATTTCTTCAAATGAAGCGATTTGATGTTCAACATCAACTCTTCAGATGCTTCATGGCTCGACAGTTAAACGACACTCCAAACAATGTATTTGCAGTATACGTCAATGGTACTGAATTACATTTCACATTAAGGGAGTTTGCGCTTGTGACTGGCCTCAAATGTGTAGGTAAAGATGAAGATTTTGAGTTTAGTGAAACTCCTCCTAACCGGCTTATTGCGACTTATTTTGGAAGTGCTAATATTGTAAAGAAGAAACACTTGAGACAATGCTTCAATGACAAGGCATGGGGCCCCGACAATGATGAGGATGCTTTGAAGATATCTTTGTTGTATTTCATCCACACCTTTATATTTTCATCTGAGAAGAATAGTGCAACTATACCGAGGCTAGATTTTGACTTAGTAGAGAGTGGGCGCTATTCTGAATATCATTGGGGTATTAAAGCATTTGAGTTGTTGACAAACTCGATTAGCAAGAAGATGGATGCTTTGAAGAAGTATTACAGGATAGCTGGGATGCCCCTAGCTATGCAGGTGTGGTTTTATGAGTGTTGTTCTTCTGTTGATTCCAAAATTGCAGTCCGAGTCTGCGACGTGGTCCCCAGAATACTCAATTGGAGAACCATCGGAAATCAGCAAACATTTTCTTATCTGACGAACGGCATGCTTAAAGACACCGGAAACACGGTAATATACAAATGTTATCAATATTCTGAAGATAATTGA
- the LOC104247472 gene encoding signal peptidase complex subunit 1-like — MDWQGQKLVEQLMQILLVSFAVVAFITGYVLGSFQIMLLVYAGGVVFTALVTIPNWPVYNRHPLSWLDPSEAEKHPKPQITNPSTKKKAAKK, encoded by the coding sequence ATGGATTGGCAAGGACAAAAGCTGGTGGAGCAATTAATGCAGATACTGCTGGTGAGCTTTGCTGTTGTAGCATTCATCACAGGCTATGTGTTGGGTTCGTTTCAGATCATGCTGTTAGTATACGCTGGTGGTGTTGTCTTTACAGCGCTAGTCACCATTCCTAACTGGCCAGTCTACAATCGCCACCCTCTGAGTTGGTTGGACCCAAGTGAGGCCGAAAAGCATCCAAAGCCACAGATTACTAACCCCAGTACCAAGAAGAAGGCTGCCAAGAAGTAG